Proteins encoded within one genomic window of Streptomyces profundus:
- the bldC gene encoding developmental transcriptional regulator BldC, producing the protein MTARTPDAEPLLTPAEVATMFRVDPKTVTRWAKAGKLTSIRTLGGHRRYREAEVRALLAGIPQQRGEA; encoded by the coding sequence ATGACCGCTCGCACCCCTGATGCCGAGCCGCTGCTGACCCCGGCTGAGGTTGCCACGATGTTCCGCGTTGATCCGAAAACGGTCACACGCTGGGCAAAGGCGGGCAAGCTCACGTCTATCCGCACGCTCGGTGGGCACCGCCGCTATCGCGAAGCGGAGGTGCGCGCCCTCCTGGCGGGCATCCCGCAGCAGCGTGGCGAGGCCTGA
- a CDS encoding Leu/Phe/Val dehydrogenase, whose translation MTDVRPAVEGASGTEADVLTTLFHSEHGGHEQVVLCQDRPTGLRAVIAIHSTALGPALGGTRFFAYPDAADPERAALADALKLARGMTYKNALAGLEHGGGKAVIIGDPEKLKTDELLLAYGRFVASLGGRYVTACDVGTYVQDMDVIARVNRWTTGRSPSSGGAGDSSVLTSYGVFQAMLASAEHRFGSPELVGRAVGVAGVGKVGHLLVDQLVEAGARVVVTDVNPEAVRRVLAAHPSVTAVDTVDELLTDPTLDIYAPCALGGVLNDRTVPLLRAGIVCGAANNQLAHPGVEKDLAERGVLYAPDYVVNSGGVIQVADELNGFEFARAKAKAAGIRSTAREIFQRAEADGVPPVVAADRIAEARIAQARGTDRPFA comes from the coding sequence GTGACCGACGTACGTCCCGCTGTCGAAGGCGCCAGCGGCACCGAGGCCGATGTGCTCACCACCCTCTTCCACTCGGAGCACGGGGGCCATGAGCAGGTCGTGCTCTGCCAGGACCGCCCCACCGGACTCCGCGCCGTCATCGCCATCCACTCCACGGCACTGGGCCCGGCCCTCGGCGGCACCCGGTTCTTCGCCTACCCGGACGCGGCCGACCCCGAACGGGCCGCGCTGGCCGACGCGCTCAAGCTGGCGCGCGGCATGACCTACAAGAACGCGCTGGCGGGTCTGGAACACGGCGGCGGAAAAGCCGTGATCATCGGCGATCCCGAGAAGCTCAAGACCGATGAACTCCTGCTCGCCTACGGTCGTTTCGTGGCATCCCTCGGCGGGCGCTACGTCACCGCCTGTGATGTGGGGACCTATGTCCAGGACATGGACGTGATCGCCCGCGTCAACCGCTGGACGACGGGGCGCTCCCCTTCGAGCGGCGGTGCCGGCGACTCATCGGTGCTCACCTCCTACGGCGTCTTCCAGGCCATGCTGGCCTCGGCCGAGCACCGCTTCGGCTCCCCCGAGCTGGTCGGCCGCGCGGTCGGGGTCGCCGGCGTCGGCAAGGTGGGCCATCTGCTGGTCGACCAGTTGGTCGAGGCGGGCGCCCGGGTGGTCGTCACCGACGTCAACCCGGAGGCGGTCCGCCGGGTGCTGGCCGCGCACCCCTCGGTCACCGCGGTCGACACCGTGGACGAGCTGCTCACCGACCCCACTCTCGACATCTACGCACCCTGCGCGCTGGGCGGGGTGCTCAACGACCGGACGGTCCCGCTGCTGCGGGCCGGCATCGTCTGCGGCGCGGCCAACAACCAGCTGGCCCACCCGGGCGTCGAGAAGGACCTGGCGGAGCGCGGCGTCCTCTACGCGCCCGACTACGTGGTGAACTCGGGCGGGGTGATCCAGGTCGCCGACGAGCTCAACGGATTTGAGTTCGCACGTGCGAAGGCAAAGGCCGCTGGCATCCGCTCGACCGCGCGCGAGATCTTCCAACGCGCCGAAGCGGACGGCGTTCCTCCGGTCGTGGCGGCCGACCGGATCGCCGAGGCCCGAATCGCGCAGGCCAGGGGCACGGATCGCCCGTTTGCGTAA
- a CDS encoding DUF3073 domain-containing protein, which produces MGRGRAKAKQTKVARQLKYNSGRTDLSRLAEELGASPTPDQQPSNGERVESDDELDDDLYARYAEVYNAEDEEDDQEPSPDSSKRRGV; this is translated from the coding sequence ATGGGGCGCGGCCGGGCCAAGGCCAAGCAGACGAAGGTCGCCCGCCAGCTGAAGTACAACAGCGGCAGGACGGACCTTTCGCGTCTGGCCGAAGAGCTGGGTGCTTCTCCGACGCCGGACCAACAGCCGTCCAACGGCGAACGGGTCGAGAGCGACGATGAGCTGGACGACGACCTGTACGCACGGTACGCGGAGGTCTACAACGCAGAGGACGAGGAGGACGACCAGGAGCCGTCCCCCGACTCCTCGAAACGCCGTGGCGTCTGA
- the purM gene encoding phosphoribosylformylglycinamidine cyclo-ligase: MTTNVPEASYAAAGVDIEAGETAVELMKEWVAKAQRPESVGALGGFAGLFDASALTRYRRPLLASATDGVGTKVAIAQRLDIHDTIGRDLVAMVVDDLVVCGAEPLFMTDYICVGKVYPERVAALVKGIAEGCVLAGCALVGGETAEHPGLLGPEEYDVAGAGTGVVEADALLGADRVRAGDVVLAMGASGLHSNGYSLVRHVLLNRAGWGLEREVPEFGRTLGEELLEPTRIYSLDCLALIEATEIHAFAHVTGGGLANNLARVLPEGLGATVDRSSWSPAPVFGVVGEVGRVARAELERTLNMGVGMVAVLPPEAVDQALATLAERGVPAWVAGEIGAADPDGESVNLSGDYAR; this comes from the coding sequence ATGACGACTAACGTGCCCGAAGCCAGCTACGCGGCGGCCGGCGTCGATATCGAGGCCGGAGAGACCGCCGTCGAGCTGATGAAGGAGTGGGTGGCCAAGGCCCAGCGCCCGGAGAGCGTGGGCGCGCTCGGCGGTTTCGCCGGTCTGTTCGACGCCTCGGCGCTCACCAGGTACCGGCGTCCGCTGCTGGCCTCGGCCACCGACGGCGTGGGTACCAAGGTCGCCATCGCCCAGCGCCTGGACATCCACGACACCATCGGCCGGGACCTGGTCGCCATGGTGGTGGACGACCTGGTGGTGTGCGGCGCCGAGCCGCTCTTCATGACCGACTACATCTGCGTCGGCAAGGTCTACCCCGAACGGGTGGCGGCGCTGGTCAAGGGCATCGCCGAGGGATGTGTGCTGGCCGGCTGCGCGCTGGTCGGCGGCGAGACCGCCGAGCACCCCGGGCTCCTCGGCCCGGAGGAGTACGACGTGGCCGGCGCCGGCACCGGCGTGGTGGAGGCGGACGCCCTGCTGGGCGCCGACCGGGTCAGGGCCGGCGACGTGGTGCTGGCGATGGGCGCGAGCGGACTGCACTCCAACGGGTACTCACTGGTTCGCCATGTGCTGCTCAACCGGGCCGGCTGGGGGCTGGAGCGCGAGGTGCCCGAGTTCGGCCGCACCCTCGGCGAGGAGCTGCTGGAGCCGACCAGGATCTACTCGCTCGACTGCCTGGCGCTGATCGAGGCCACCGAGATCCACGCCTTCGCCCATGTCACCGGGGGCGGGTTGGCCAACAACCTGGCCCGGGTGCTGCCCGAGGGGCTCGGTGCCACGGTCGACCGGAGCAGCTGGTCACCCGCCCCCGTCTTCGGGGTGGTCGGCGAGGTGGGCCGGGTCGCCAGGGCGGAGTTGGAACGGACGTTGAACATGGGCGTCGGCATGGTCGCCGTGCTGCCGCCCGAGGCGGTGGACCAGGCGCTGGCCACGCTGGCGGAGCGTGGCGTGCCCGCGTGGGTCGCCGGCGAGATCGGCGCGGCGGACCCCGACGGCGAGTCGGTGAACCTCAGTGGCGACTACGCCCGCTGA
- the purF gene encoding amidophosphoribosyltransferase, which translates to MPRGDGRLNHDLDPGEKGPRDACGVFGVWAPGEEVAKLTFFGLYALQHRGQESAGIAVSDGAKILVFKDMGLVSQVFDETALGSLTGHIAVGHTRYSTTGAPTWENAQPTFRATGHGSIALGHNGNLVNTAELAELVAELPVGRGSRQRVATTNDTDLVTVLLAGQRDERGEPLTVEEAAPLVLPRVKGAFSFVFMDENTLYAARDPEGFRPLVLGRLERGWVVASETAALDIVGASVVREVEPGEMIAVDEKGLRSSRFAEAKPRGCVFEYVYLARPDTDIAGRNVYLSRVEMGRRLAAEAPVDADLVISTPESGTPAAVGYAEASGIPYGSGLVKNSYVGRTFIQPSQTIRQLGIRLKLNPLKEVIRGKRLVVVDDSIVRGNTQRALVRMLREAGAAEVHVRISSPPIKWPCFFGIDFATRAELIANGLSVAEIGASLGADSLSYISLDGMVEATTIAKPNLCRACFDGEYPMELPDPELLGKDVLEQPAARAAGASEGTSLPLLTGPGAADALRRP; encoded by the coding sequence GTGCCACGTGGTGACGGACGACTCAACCACGACCTCGACCCCGGCGAGAAAGGCCCGAGGGACGCTTGCGGCGTCTTCGGCGTCTGGGCCCCGGGCGAGGAGGTCGCCAAGCTCACCTTCTTTGGGCTCTATGCGCTACAGCACCGCGGACAGGAGTCCGCGGGGATCGCGGTCAGCGATGGAGCCAAGATTCTGGTCTTCAAGGACATGGGGCTGGTGTCCCAGGTCTTCGACGAGACCGCCCTCGGCTCGCTGACGGGACACATAGCGGTCGGGCATACGCGCTACTCGACCACGGGCGCTCCCACCTGGGAGAACGCCCAGCCGACCTTCCGAGCCACCGGACACGGCTCGATCGCGCTCGGCCACAACGGGAACCTGGTCAACACGGCGGAGCTGGCCGAGCTGGTCGCCGAGCTGCCCGTCGGCCGGGGCTCGCGGCAGCGGGTGGCGACCACCAACGACACCGATCTGGTGACGGTGCTGCTGGCCGGGCAGCGCGACGAGCGCGGCGAGCCGCTGACCGTCGAGGAGGCGGCGCCCCTGGTGCTGCCCCGGGTCAAGGGCGCGTTCTCGTTTGTCTTCATGGACGAGAACACCCTCTACGCGGCCCGGGACCCCGAGGGTTTCCGGCCGCTGGTGCTGGGTCGTCTTGAGCGCGGCTGGGTGGTCGCCTCGGAGACGGCGGCGCTGGACATCGTGGGTGCTTCGGTGGTGCGTGAGGTCGAGCCCGGCGAGATGATCGCCGTGGACGAGAAGGGCCTCCGCTCCAGCAGATTCGCAGAAGCGAAGCCTCGGGGCTGTGTGTTCGAGTATGTCTACCTGGCCCGCCCCGACACCGATATCGCGGGCCGCAACGTCTACCTCTCCCGGGTGGAGATGGGGCGGAGGCTGGCGGCGGAGGCCCCGGTGGACGCCGATCTGGTGATATCGACACCCGAGTCGGGCACGCCGGCCGCCGTCGGCTACGCGGAGGCCAGCGGCATCCCCTACGGCTCGGGCCTGGTGAAGAACTCCTATGTGGGGCGCACCTTCATCCAACCGAGTCAGACCATCAGACAGTTGGGTATCCGACTCAAGCTGAACCCGCTCAAAGAGGTCATCCGCGGCAAGCGGCTGGTCGTGGTCGACGACTCCATCGTCCGGGGCAACACCCAACGGGCGCTGGTGCGGATGCTGCGGGAGGCCGGCGCCGCCGAGGTCCATGTCCGGATCAGCTCGCCGCCCATCAAGTGGCCGTGCTTCTTCGGTATCGACTTCGCCACCCGGGCCGAGCTGATCGCCAACGGCCTGTCCGTGGCGGAGATCGGCGCCTCGCTCGGCGCCGACTCGCTCTCCTATATCTCCCTGGACGGCATGGTCGAGGCCACCACCATCGCCAAGCCCAACCTGTGCCGGGCCTGCTTCGACGGCGAGTACCCGATGGAGCTGCCGGACCCCGAGCTGCTGGGCAAGGACGTGCTGGAGCAGCCGGCCGCCCGCGCCGCCGGAGCGTCGGAGGGCACGTCGTTGCCCCTGCTCACCGGCCCCGGTGCGGCCGACGCGCTGCGCCGTCCGTAA
- a CDS encoding sterol carrier family protein, giving the protein MSAIRRKPRAYHPDRVRDALLAQVEFVRLAAHELPEANLTRPTGLAGWDVGLLLAHIAQQIDALPRLLARPAPEASGPATDLDRWTVTVGDLAEASDADTREAAARQPDHRAAIDSAAEELDAVVETGVRDDLLIPHSFGAMRALDFSVTRVVELVVHSDDLARAGVAVRLDRQALAITVRVLADALAAKAPGASTELRVPPFVAVQCVAGPRHTRGTPPNVVEGDPITWLRLATGRIGWSEAMAGGRLRASGGRAEALAAELPVLG; this is encoded by the coding sequence ATGTCTGCCATCCGACGCAAGCCCCGCGCCTATCACCCGGATCGGGTCCGCGACGCGCTGCTCGCCCAGGTGGAGTTCGTACGGCTGGCCGCCCATGAGCTGCCCGAGGCGAACCTGACGCGGCCGACGGGGCTCGCCGGCTGGGACGTCGGCCTGCTGCTCGCGCATATCGCGCAGCAGATCGACGCGCTGCCCCGGCTGCTGGCCAGGCCGGCGCCGGAGGCGAGCGGGCCGGCCACGGATCTGGACCGCTGGACGGTCACGGTCGGCGATCTCGCCGAGGCGTCGGACGCGGACACCAGGGAGGCCGCCGCGCGGCAGCCCGACCACCGCGCGGCCATCGACTCGGCCGCCGAGGAGCTGGACGCGGTGGTGGAGACGGGGGTCAGGGACGATCTGCTGATCCCGCACTCCTTCGGCGCGATGCGGGCGCTGGACTTCAGCGTCACCCGGGTGGTCGAGCTGGTGGTGCACAGCGACGACCTGGCCAGGGCGGGGGTGGCCGTGCGGCTGGACCGGCAGGCGCTGGCGATCACGGTGCGGGTGCTGGCCGACGCCCTGGCGGCCAAGGCCCCCGGGGCGTCGACGGAGCTGCGGGTGCCCCCGTTCGTGGCGGTGCAGTGCGTGGCCGGGCCCCGGCACACCAGGGGGACGCCGCCCAATGTGGTGGAGGGCGACCCGATCACCTGGCTGCGGCTGGCGACCGGCCGGATCGGCTGGTCGGAGGCGATGGCGGGCGGCCGGCTGCGGGCCAGCGGCGGCCGGGCCGAGGCGCTCGCGGCGGAACTGCCCGTGCTCGGCTGA
- a CDS encoding PH domain-containing protein, which translates to MAYADRYLAEDEELLYETRQHWTTLVSEFLLLCVIIAVAGGLVWALPTDEDWGRTGVWVVLGVAGVAAIWLWLVPLLQWRATLYFLTTKRLHKRSGFLSKSGRSIPLARVNDVAFSASLWERIMRYGTVRVQSASEQGMMTLRHVPNPEALKNQVYQAIDGLRDEPPAQPPYGA; encoded by the coding sequence ATGGCATATGCGGACCGGTACCTGGCCGAGGACGAGGAACTCCTCTACGAGACCCGGCAGCACTGGACCACCCTGGTGAGCGAGTTCCTGCTGCTGTGCGTGATCATCGCGGTGGCCGGCGGCCTCGTCTGGGCGCTGCCGACCGACGAGGACTGGGGCCGGACCGGCGTCTGGGTGGTGCTGGGCGTCGCCGGTGTGGCGGCGATCTGGCTCTGGCTGGTGCCGCTGCTCCAGTGGCGCGCCACCCTCTACTTCCTCACCACCAAGCGCCTCCACAAGCGGTCGGGCTTCCTCTCCAAGTCCGGCCGCAGCATTCCGCTGGCGCGGGTGAACGACGTCGCCTTCTCCGCCTCGCTGTGGGAGCGGATCATGCGCTACGGGACGGTCCGCGTCCAGTCGGCGTCCGAGCAGGGCATGATGACGCTCCGGCATGTGCCCAACCCCGAGGCCCTGAAGAACCAGGTGTACCAGGCGATCGACGGACTCCGCGACGAGCCGCCGGCCCAGCCGCCCTACGGAGCGTGA
- a CDS encoding YbhB/YbcL family Raf kinase inhibitor-like protein, producing the protein MAGIELRSTAFNDRTPIPGRHAKDGENISPPLTWSRPPNGTEELVLLCEDPDAPSGTFVHWLVTGIDPDSGGVAAGELPDGGTAHLNSFGEPGWGGPQPPIGDRAHRYRFRLYAVPEPVPLPDSASATQVHRTMSQHGLASGLLTGLHQR; encoded by the coding sequence ATGGCTGGTATCGAACTGCGCAGCACGGCATTCAACGACCGGACACCCATCCCCGGCCGCCATGCCAAGGACGGCGAGAACATCTCCCCACCGCTGACCTGGTCGCGGCCCCCCAACGGCACGGAGGAGCTGGTCCTGCTCTGCGAGGACCCGGACGCGCCGTCCGGAACCTTCGTGCACTGGCTGGTCACCGGCATCGATCCGGACAGCGGCGGCGTCGCGGCCGGTGAGCTGCCCGACGGTGGCACCGCACACCTCAACAGCTTCGGCGAACCCGGCTGGGGCGGCCCCCAACCGCCGATCGGCGACCGGGCCCACCGTTACCGCTTCCGGCTGTACGCGGTCCCCGAGCCGGTACCCCTGCCGGACAGCGCCAGCGCCACCCAGGTGCACCGCACCATGAGCCAGCACGGGCTGGCCAGCGGCCTGCTGACCGGCCTCCACCAGCGGTGA
- a CDS encoding VOC family protein: protein MPSAIRHITFDCAPPHEPYALAEFWSGVLGHPVDQIDEPGDDEVALAVPAGQPTLLFVRVPEGKSLKNRVHLDLEPEVSRDAEVERVLALGATLVDDRRKPNGRGWAVLADPAGNEFCVEAGPQDRATAP, encoded by the coding sequence ATGCCGTCCGCGATACGTCACATCACCTTCGACTGCGCCCCGCCGCACGAGCCCTACGCGCTGGCCGAGTTCTGGAGCGGGGTGCTCGGCCACCCCGTCGACCAGATCGACGAGCCGGGCGACGACGAGGTCGCGCTGGCCGTCCCGGCCGGCCAGCCGACGCTGCTCTTCGTCCGGGTGCCCGAGGGGAAGTCGCTCAAGAACCGCGTCCACCTGGACCTGGAGCCCGAGGTGTCCAGGGACGCGGAGGTCGAGCGCGTCCTCGCGCTGGGCGCGACGCTGGTGGACGACCGCCGCAAGCCGAACGGCCGCGGCTGGGCCGTCCTCGCCGACCCGGCCGGCAACGAGTTCTGCGTCGAAGCGGGCCCCCAGGACCGCGCCACGGCCCCCTGA
- the purL gene encoding phosphoribosylformylglycinamidine synthase subunit PurL, protein MSAQSKNVLDTVKHATDTPDVAQPWAELGLKEDEYLRVREILGRRPTGAELAMYSVMWSEHCSYKSSKVHLRQFGEKAPRSDALLVGIGENAGVVDIGQGYAATFKVESHNHPSYIEPYQGAATGVGGIVRDILAMGARPIGVMDPLRFGAADHPDTRRVLPGVVAGIGGYGNCLGLPNIGGEVVFDPCYQGNPLVNALCVGVMRHEDIHLAKADGAGNKVILYGARTGGDGIGGVSVLASETFESTGPAKRPAVQVGDPFQEKLLIECTLEIFAERLVTGIQDLGGAGLSCATSELASAGSGGMRVELDTVPLRDSSLSPEEILMSESQERMCAVVEPEKVDRFLEICAKWDVIATVIGEVTEGERLEIYWHGEQVVDVPPRTVAHEGPVYQRPFARPDWQDALQADDPARLPRPADGAALREQVLRVAGSPNQAAVSWITDQYDRYVLGNTVLAQPEDSGMLRIDEETNLGVALATDGNGRYAKLDPYTGAQLALAESYRNVAAGGAKPLAVTNCMNFGSPEDPAVMWQFAEATRGLADACLALGVPVTGGNVSLYNQTGDTAIHPTPVVGVLGVIDDVTRRTPMAFRTEGQLLYLLGETADELGGSAWSQVVHDHLGGLPPRVDLERERLLAEILVSASRDGMIDAAHDLSDGGLIQAVIESCLRGGVGARLVVPEELTPFTFLFSESTARAVVALPRGEEVRFTDMCTARGLPAARVGVLDGESVDVQGQFSLPLAELREAHERPLRELFA, encoded by the coding sequence ATGTCCGCACAGTCCAAGAACGTCCTGGACACCGTCAAGCACGCCACCGACACCCCCGACGTCGCCCAGCCCTGGGCCGAGCTGGGCCTCAAGGAGGACGAGTACCTCCGCGTCCGCGAGATCCTCGGCCGCCGCCCGACCGGCGCCGAGCTGGCGATGTACTCGGTGATGTGGTCGGAGCACTGCAGCTACAAGTCCAGCAAGGTGCACCTGCGCCAGTTCGGCGAGAAGGCGCCGCGCAGCGACGCCCTGCTGGTCGGCATCGGTGAGAACGCCGGCGTGGTCGACATCGGTCAGGGCTATGCCGCCACCTTCAAGGTCGAGTCGCACAACCACCCGTCCTATATCGAGCCCTACCAGGGCGCGGCCACCGGCGTCGGCGGCATCGTCAGGGACATCCTGGCCATGGGCGCCCGGCCCATCGGCGTGATGGACCCGCTGCGCTTCGGCGCCGCCGACCACCCCGACACCCGCCGGGTGCTCCCCGGCGTGGTCGCCGGCATCGGCGGCTACGGCAACTGCCTCGGCCTGCCCAACATCGGCGGCGAGGTCGTCTTCGACCCCTGTTACCAGGGCAACCCGCTGGTCAACGCGCTGTGCGTGGGCGTGATGCGGCACGAGGACATCCACCTCGCCAAGGCCGACGGCGCCGGCAACAAGGTCATCCTCTACGGCGCCCGCACCGGCGGCGACGGCATCGGTGGCGTCTCCGTGCTGGCCTCCGAGACCTTTGAGTCGACGGGTCCGGCCAAGCGGCCCGCCGTCCAGGTCGGGGACCCGTTCCAGGAGAAGCTCCTGATCGAGTGCACGCTGGAGATCTTCGCCGAGCGGCTGGTCACCGGCATCCAGGACCTCGGCGGCGCCGGCCTCTCCTGCGCCACGTCCGAGCTCGCCTCGGCCGGCTCGGGCGGCATGCGCGTCGAGTTGGACACCGTGCCGCTGCGGGACTCCTCGCTCTCGCCCGAGGAGATCCTGATGAGCGAGTCCCAGGAGCGCATGTGCGCGGTGGTCGAGCCGGAGAAGGTCGACCGCTTCCTGGAGATCTGCGCCAAATGGGATGTCATCGCCACCGTGATCGGCGAGGTCACCGAGGGCGAACGCCTTGAGATCTACTGGCACGGCGAGCAGGTGGTGGATGTTCCACCGCGCACCGTCGCGCATGAGGGCCCCGTCTACCAGCGCCCGTTCGCCCGTCCCGACTGGCAGGACGCCCTCCAGGCCGACGACCCGGCCCGGCTGCCCCGCCCGGCCGACGGCGCCGCCCTGCGCGAGCAGGTGCTGCGCGTCGCCGGCTCGCCCAACCAGGCCGCCGTCTCCTGGATCACCGACCAGTACGACCGCTATGTCCTCGGCAACACGGTGCTCGCCCAGCCCGAGGACAGCGGGATGCTGCGGATCGACGAGGAGACCAACCTCGGCGTCGCCCTCGCCACCGACGGCAACGGCCGCTACGCCAAGCTCGACCCGTACACCGGCGCCCAGCTGGCGCTGGCCGAGTCCTACCGCAACGTGGCCGCCGGCGGCGCCAAGCCGCTGGCCGTCACCAACTGCATGAACTTCGGCTCGCCCGAGGACCCGGCGGTGATGTGGCAGTTCGCCGAGGCCACCCGGGGTCTCGCCGACGCCTGCCTCGCCCTGGGCGTCCCGGTGACCGGCGGCAACGTCTCGCTCTACAACCAGACGGGCGACACCGCGATCCACCCGACGCCCGTGGTCGGCGTCCTGGGCGTCATCGACGATGTCACCCGGCGCACCCCGATGGCGTTCCGCACCGAGGGCCAACTCCTCTACCTGCTGGGCGAGACGGCCGACGAGCTCGGCGGCTCGGCGTGGTCCCAGGTCGTCCACGACCACCTCGGCGGGCTGCCCCCCAGGGTCGACCTGGAGCGGGAGCGGCTGCTGGCCGAGATCCTGGTCTCCGCCAGCAGGGACGGCATGATCGACGCCGCGCACGACCTCTCGGACGGCGGCCTGATCCAGGCGGTCATCGAGTCCTGCCTGCGCGGCGGCGTCGGCGCGCGGCTGGTCGTGCCCGAGGAGCTGACCCCGTTCACCTTCCTGTTCTCGGAGTCCACCGCCCGCGCGGTGGTGGCGCTGCCGCGTGGCGAGGAGGTCCGCTTCACCGACATGTGCACGGCGCGGGGCTTGCCGGCGGCGCGCGTCGGCGTCCTCGACGGCGAGTCGGTGGACGTCCAGGGCCAGTTCAGCCTCCCCCTGGCCGAGTTGCGCGAGGCCCACGAACGGCCGCTGCGCGAGCTGTTCGCCTGA
- the purQ gene encoding phosphoribosylformylglycinamidine synthase subunit PurQ, whose protein sequence is MTTRVGVVTFPGSLDDRDAARAVKLAGGEPVALWHGDKDLHQTDAVILPGGFSYGDYLRSGAIARFSPVMETIIAGAKDGLPVLGICNGFQMLCESHLLPGALTRNDHLHFVCRDQRLRVENADTAWTGDFEAGAEITVPLKNGEGGYVADERTLDELEAEGRIAFRYLERNPNGSRRDIAGLTNAAGNVVGLMPHPEHAVEALTGPTTDGIPFFTSVLKKLVA, encoded by the coding sequence GTGACCACTCGTGTAGGAGTCGTCACATTTCCCGGCTCCCTCGACGATCGGGACGCCGCCCGTGCGGTAAAGCTGGCCGGTGGCGAGCCCGTCGCCCTCTGGCACGGTGACAAAGATCTCCACCAGACGGATGCCGTGATCCTGCCCGGCGGATTCTCCTATGGCGACTATCTTCGTTCCGGCGCCATCGCGCGTTTCTCTCCCGTGATGGAAACGATCATTGCGGGGGCCAAGGACGGGCTCCCCGTTCTGGGGATCTGCAATGGGTTCCAGATGCTCTGCGAATCCCATCTGCTGCCCGGCGCGCTGACCCGCAACGACCATCTGCACTTCGTCTGCCGGGACCAGCGGCTCCGCGTGGAGAACGCCGACACCGCCTGGACGGGGGACTTCGAGGCCGGCGCCGAGATCACCGTTCCGCTGAAGAACGGCGAGGGCGGCTATGTCGCCGACGAGCGCACCCTGGACGAGCTGGAGGCCGAGGGCCGGATCGCCTTCCGCTACCTGGAGCGCAACCCGAACGGCTCCCGCCGGGACATCGCCGGGCTGACCAACGCGGCCGGCAACGTCGTCGGCCTGATGCCCCACCCGGAGCACGCCGTCGAGGCCCTCACCGGGCCCACCACGGACGGCATCCCGTTCTTCACCTCGGTACTCAAGAAGCTGGTCGCCTGA
- the purS gene encoding phosphoribosylformylglycinamidine synthase subunit PurS, with product MARVVVDVMLKPEILDPQGQAVQRALPRLGFDGITDVRQGKRFELDLAGPVDEAALARIREIADTFLANTVIEDFTVRVEEVDAAGSATGNGAEEEVAR from the coding sequence GTGGCCCGCGTCGTAGTTGACGTCATGCTCAAGCCCGAGATCCTCGACCCCCAGGGGCAGGCCGTGCAGCGCGCACTGCCCCGTCTCGGGTTTGACGGGATCACCGATGTCCGCCAGGGGAAGCGCTTCGAACTCGACCTGGCAGGGCCGGTTGACGAGGCCGCGCTGGCCCGGATCAGGGAGATCGCCGACACATTTCTCGCCAACACCGTGATCGAGGACTTCACGGTCCGCGTCGAGGAGGTCGACGCGGCCGGGAGCGCCACGGGCAATGGGGCGGAAGAAGAGGTGGCCCGGTGA
- a CDS encoding histone-like nucleoid-structuring protein Lsr2, protein MAQRVVVTLSDDIDGGEAAETVAFGLDGKTYEIDLSSNNAEQLRSALAPYVEAGRKRSRSGRTFHRTAVAPDPKAVRAWAESNGFGVPARGRIPRKVYDAFNQAHATSR, encoded by the coding sequence GTGGCACAGCGTGTGGTGGTCACTCTCTCCGACGACATCGACGGCGGGGAGGCGGCGGAGACGGTCGCCTTCGGACTCGATGGCAAGACCTACGAGATCGACCTCAGCTCCAACAACGCGGAGCAGCTGCGCAGCGCGCTCGCGCCGTATGTGGAGGCGGGCCGCAAGCGGTCCCGCTCGGGCCGGACGTTCCACCGCACGGCCGTGGCCCCCGACCCCAAGGCGGTGCGGGCCTGGGCCGAGTCCAACGGCTTCGGCGTACCGGCCAGGGGCCGCATCCCGAGGAAGGTCTACGACGCGTTCAACCAGGCGCACGCGACCTCTCGTTGA